A single genomic interval of Pyrus communis chromosome 7, drPyrComm1.1, whole genome shotgun sequence harbors:
- the LOC137740470 gene encoding (R)-mandelonitrile beta-glucosyltransferase-like, with product HVIEFGWVLANSKHPFLWIIRPFWSVILPPEFVAETKERGKIVSWCPQEKVLNHPSVGGFLTHSSWNSTVESLSTGVSLLCWPLFGDQQTNCYFTCNERGSGMEIDSNVKRDEMEKLVRELMDGEKGKKVKIRAIEWKKLAEEATGPHGFSSKNLDNLVNQVLLNNR from the coding sequence CATGTTATTGAGTTTGGCTGGGTACTTGCAAATAGCAAGCATCCCTTCCTGTGGATAATTAGGCCATTCTGGTCAGTGATTTTGCCACCCGAGTTTGTGGCTGAAACCAAGGAAAGAGGTAAGATAGTAAGTTGGTGCCCGCAAGAGAAAGTCCTTAACCACCCATCAGTTGGAGGGTTTTTAACACACAGCAGCTGGAACTCAACCGTTGAGAGTTTGTCTACTGGAGTGTCTCTACTCTGTTGGCCACTCTTCGGTGATCAGCAGACAAACTGTTACTTCACTTGCAACGAAAGAGGCAGTGGCATGGAAATCGATAGTAACGTGAAGAGAGATGAGATGGAGAAGCTTGTTAGAGAATTAATGGATGGGGAAAAGGGCAAGAAAGTGAAAATTAGGGCCATAGAGTGGAAGAAACTTGCGGAAGAAGCCACCGGTCCACAtggtttttcatccaaaaactTGGACAATTTGGTGAATCAAGTGCTCTTAAATAACAGATAG
- the LOC137740471 gene encoding uncharacterized protein: protein MRDDESLSDYLTKSFDLINQMRSYGEELSKERIVQKVLISLPSAYDPICSVIEHSRDIYVIEVQEVVASLKSFAQRFERHNENKTEKAFASLSVNPKLANSSGNQGNRYQKNWKPKFKKWDQKPAYQFGKQTTTVEGGRNPCRHCVNKKSIEDVWYVDSGCSNHMTGRKDVLVDIDRSITAKVKLGTG, encoded by the exons ATGAGAGATGATGAGTCCCTATCTGATTATCTTACAAAATCGTTTGATCTGATAAATCAAATGAGAAGTTATGGAGAGGAATTGTCTAAAGAGAGAATTGTGCAGAAAGTGTTGATTAGTTTACCCTCTGCATATGATCCTATATGCTCGGTGATTGAACACTCAAGGGATATATATGTGATTGAGGTTCAAGAGGTAGTTGCCTCATTAAAAAGTTTTGCACAGAGATTTGAGAGACATAATGAGAACAAGACTGAGAAAGCATTTGCAAGTCTAAGTGTGAATCCCAAACTTGCCAATTCTTCTGGAAATCAAGGCAATCGATACCAGAAGAATTGgaaacccaaatttaaaaagTGGGATCAAAAGCCCGCTTACCAATTTGGGAAGCAAACTACAACTGTAGAAGGTGGTAGAAACCCTTGCAGGCACTGTG TTAACAAGAAGTCTATTGAAGATGTATGGTATGTGGATAGTGGTTGTAGTAACCATATGACTGGCAGAAAAGACGTGCTAGTTGATATTGACAGAAGCATAACTGCAAAGGTAAAATTGGGAACTGGATAA
- the LOC137740472 gene encoding uncharacterized mitochondrial protein AtMg00810-like — protein sequence MEFKTEMMRQYEMTDLGLLHHFLGLCAIQTDTCIFFHQKKYAKTLLDKFDLKDCKSVATPLAINEKLSKTDRSEQADESLYRQIVGSLLYLTATRPNIMFAASLVARFMHGPTRKHMRTAKRVLRYIQGTLDYGISYKKGKEAMLIGYCDSDWSESEDDMKSTSAYAFTLGSGVFS from the coding sequence ATGGAGTTCAAAACTGAGATGATGAGACAGTATGAAATGACTGATCTTGGGTTGTTACATCATTTCTTGGGTTTATGTGCTATACAAACTGACACTTGCATTTTCTTCCACCAGAAGAAATATGCAAAGACACTACTGGATAAGTTCGATCTCAAAGATTGCAAATCAGTTGCTACTCCTCTTGCAATAAATGAAAAGCTATCTAAGACAGATAGAAGTGAACAAGCTGATGAAAGCTTATATAGGCAGATAGTTGGAAGTCTGCTATATTTGACTGCTACAAGGCCGAACATCATGTTTGCAGCAAGTTTGGTAGCTAGATTTATGCATGGTCCTACCAGAAAGCATATGAGAACTGCCAAGAGAGTACTTAGGTACATTCAAGGCACACTTGATTATGGTATATCATATAAGAAGGGGAAAGAAGCAATGCTCATTGGCTACTGTGATAGTGATTGGTCAGAGAGTGAGGATGACATGAAAAGCACGTCTGCATATGCATTTACCCTTGGATCAGGTGTATTTTCTTAG
- the LOC137740822 gene encoding 7-deoxyloganetin glucosyltransferase-like, with product MGSMEVAANHKPHAVCLPFPYQGHIKPLLKFAKLLHHRGIRITFVNTEYNHRRFLKSLGPNTLDGFKDFHFETIPDGLPPSDSADSTQDIYDICDAIQNNLLAPFQSLLAKLNAVAASNNTPPVTSIVSDGFMSFSITAAEELGLPIVLFFPTAACGFMGFKHYRALAEKGFTPLKDERYLSNGYLDTVIDWIPGMKDIRLRDLPTFLRTTNPNDSAFSLTSEATERAHKASAVVIHTFEALEHDILDAISSMIPHLYPIGPLQLLINQIEEDPLKSVGYSLWKEEAECIPWLDTKAPNSVVYVNFGSVVVMTPEHLVEFGWGLANSKHHFLWVIRPDLVIGDSAILPPEFVAETKERCLIAGWCPQEEVLNHPSVGGFLTHSGWNSTIESVTAGVPMLSWPFFAEQQTNCWYTCNGLGTGMEIDNDVKRDEVEKLVRELMEGEKGKKMKRKANKWKKLAEEATGPNGSSIKNLDFVVNNVLQGKY from the exons ATGGGTTCAATGGAGGTAGCTGCAAATCATAAGCCTCATGCTGTATGCCTCCCATTCCCATATCAAGGCCACATAAAGCCTCTCCTCAAATTTGCAAAGCTCCTACACCACAGAGGTATTCGTATCACCTTCGTCAACACCGAATACAACCACAGACGCTTTCTCAAATCTTTAGGCCCCAATACCTTAGACGGCTTCAAGGACTTCCATTTCGAAACTATCCCCGATGGCCTGCCGCCTTCGGATTCAGCAGATTCAACCCAAGATATCTATGATATCTGTGATGCCATTCAAAACAATTTATTGGCTCCATTTCAAAGTCTCCTCGCTAAACTAAATGCTGTTGCAGCTTCCAACAATACCCCTCCTGTGACCAGCATTGTCTCAGATGGTTTTATGAGCTTCTCAATCACAGCTGCTGAAGAACTTGGACTTCCTATTGTGTTGTTCTTTCCTACTGCTGCTTGTGGCTTCATGGGATTCAAGCATTATCGTGCTCTTGCCGAAAAAGGATTTACACCACTAAAAG ATGAGAGGTATCTATCAAATGGCTACTTAGACACCGTCATAGATTGGATACCGGGAATGAAAGATATCCGTCTAAGGGATCTTCCAACCTTTCTACGAACCACAAATCCGAATGACAGTGCGTTTTCCTTAACAAGTGAAGCAACTGAGAGAGCACATAAAGCTTCGGCAGTTGTAATTCATACTTTCGAAGCGTTGGAGCATGATATTTTGGATGCTATCTCATCCATGATTCCACATCTCTACCCCATTGGCCCTCTTCAGTTGCTTATTAATCAAATAGAAGAAGACCCTTTGAAGTCTGTGGGATACAGCCTATGGAAAGAAGAAGCCGAGTGCATTCCATGGCTCGACACCAAGGCACCAAACTCGGTTGTTTATGTGAACTTTGGGAGTGTGGTGGTCATGACACCAGAGCATCTTGTGGAGTTTGGTTGGGGACTTGCAAATAGTAAGCATCACTTCTTGTGGGTAATTAGGCCGGATTTGGTCATCGGCGACTCAGCAATTTTGCCACCTGAGTTTGTCGCCGAAACCAAAGAAAGATGTCTAATAGCAGGTTGGTGTCCTCAAGAGGAAGTACTTAACCACCCATCAGTTGGAGGGTTTTTGACACACAGCGGTTGGAATTCAACCATTGAGAGCGTGACAGCTGGAGTGCCTATGCTCTCATGGCCGTTCTTTGCGGAGCAGCAAACAAATTGTTGGTATACTTGCAATGGATTGGGGACTGGGATGGAGATTGATAATGATGTGAAGAGAGATGAAGTGGAGAAGCTTGTTAGAGAGTTGATGGAGGGAGAGAAGggtaagaaaatgaaaaggaagGCTAATAAGTGGAAAAAGTTAGCAGAAGAAGCCACTGGTCCCAACGGTTCTTCAATAAAAAACTTGGATTTTGTGGTCAACAATGTGCTTCAAGGAAAATACTAG
- the LOC137740400 gene encoding 7-deoxyloganetin glucosyltransferase-like has product MDSTAVATKPHAVCIPIPTQSHIKAMLKFAKLLHRRGFHITFVNSKYNHRRFLKSLGSHSLDGLPDFRFAAIPDGLSDSDGDTTQDLTLLVDTIRKQNFLAPFHDLLNALNNDAITTSNNPPVTCIVSDGFMSTSTITAAEEIGVPIVLFYTIAASSFMGLIQFRALIENGLAPLKEESYLTNGYLDKVIDWIPGMKDIRLKDLPTFIRTTNPDDIMFNFMMESTDRVREASAVVLHTFDALERDVLDALSSMLPLVYPIGPLQLHLDQIPEHPLNIGYSLWKEETECLQWLNIREPNSVVYVNFGSVIVTTSEQLVEFCWGLANSKLPFFWVIRPDLVNGESDILPPEFVAETKERSLMASWCPQEQVLNHPSVGGFLTHSGWNSTIESLTAGVPMLCWPFFFDQQMDCRYSCNEWGIGMEISNDVKRDEVEKLVRELMDGEKGKKMKNRVVEWKEHAEEATSPHGSSSKNLDNLVNQVLLR; this is encoded by the exons ATGGATTCCACAGCAGTAGCTACTAAGCCTCATGCTGTTTGCATTCCAATTCCGACTCAAAGCCATATCAAGGCAATGCTTAAATTTGCAAAGCTCCTCCACCGTAGAGGTTTTCATATTACCTTCGTCAACTCCAAGTACAACCACAGGCGCTTTCTAAAATCTTTAGGCTCCCATTCCCTTGATGGCTTACCTGATTTTCGGTTTGCAGCCATCCCAGATGGCCTCTCAGATTCAGATGGAGATACCACCCAAGATCTCACTTTGCTTGTTGATAccataagaaaacaaaatttcttGGCTCCGTTTCATGACCTCCTCAATGCGCTCAACAACGATGCCATAACAACATCCAACAATCCTCCAGTGACTTGCATAGTTTCGGATGGTTTCATGTCCACATCCACGATCACAGCTGCTGAAGAAATTGGAGTCCCTATAGTACTGTTCTACACTATTGCTGCCAGCAGCTTCATGGGACTTATACAATTTCGTGCTTTGATCGAAAATGGCCTGGCACCACTCAAAG aGGAGAGCTATTTGACAAATGGCTATTTGGACAAGGTCATAGATTGGATTCCAGGAATGAAGGATATTCGTTTAAAGGATCTCCCAACCTTCATTCGAACAACAAATCCCGATGACATAATGTTTAACTTCATGATGGAATCAACTGATAGAGTCCGTGAAGCTTCAGCAGTGGTTCTTCATACTTTTGACGCCTTGGAGCGAGATGTTTTGGATGCTCTCTCATCTATGCTTCCACTTGTGTATCCCATTGGCCCTCTTCAATTACATCTTGATCAGATACCAGAACACCCCTTGAATATTGGATACAGTCTATGGAAAGAAGAAACTGAGTGCCTCCAATGGCTAAACATTAGGGAGCCAAATTCAGTTGTGTATGTGAATTTCGGCAGCGTAATAGTCACGACGTCTGAACAACTTGTGGAGTTTTGTTGGGGACTTGCAAACAGCAAGTTGCCCTTCTTCTGGGTAATTAGGCCTGATCTTGTTAATGGTGAATCCGATATTTTGCCACCTGAGTTTGTGGCTGAAACAAAGGAAAGAAGTCTAATGGCAAGTTGGTGCCCACAGGAGCAAGTCCTCAACCATCCATCAGTGGGAGGTTTTTTGACACACAGTGGTTGGAATTCAACTATTGAGAGCCTGACCGCAGGAGTGCCGATGCTCTGTTGGCCATTCTTCTTCGACCAGCAGATGGACTGCCGCTATAGTTGCAACGAATGGGGCATTGGCATGGAAATTAGTAATGATGTGAAGAGGGATGAAGTAGAGAAGCTTGTTAGAGAATTAATGGATGGGGAGAAGGGTAAGAAGATGAAAAATAGAGTGGTGGAGTGGAAAGAACATGCAGAAGAAGCTACCAGTCCACATGGATCTTCATCAAAAAACTTAGACAATTTAGTGAATCAAGTGTTACTAAGATAA